In Palaemon carinicauda isolate YSFRI2023 chromosome 28, ASM3689809v2, whole genome shotgun sequence, a single genomic region encodes these proteins:
- the LOC137622104 gene encoding histone H3-like — protein MARTKQTARKSTGGKAPRKQLATKAPRKSAPATGGVKKPHRYRPGTVALREIRRYQKNTELLIRKLPFQRLVREIAQDFKTDLRFQSSAVMALQEASEPYLVGLFEDTKLCAIHAKRVTIMPKDIQLARRIRGERA, from the coding sequence ATGGCTCGTACCAAGCAGACCGCCCGTAAATCCACTGGAGGAAAGGCTCCTCGCAAGCAGCTTGCTACCAAGGCTCCTCGCAAGTCTGCCCCTGCTACAGGAGGCGTCAAGAAACCCCATCGTTACAGGCCTGGTACCGTTGCCCTCCGTGAGATCCGTCGCTACCAGAAGAACACTGAACTTCTCATCAGGAAGCTCCCCTTCCAGCGTCTGGTGCGTGAAATCGCCCAAGATTTCAAGACTGACCTTCGTTTCCAGTCCTCTGCTGTCATGGCCCTTCAGGAAGCCTCTGAGCCTTACCTCGTCGGCCTCTTTGAAGACACCAAATTGTGTGCCATCCACGCCAAGAGAGTCACCATTATGCCCAAGGATATCCAGCTGGCTCGCCGCATCCGTGGAGAGAGAGCTTAA